In bacterium, the DNA window ATTTTTACACAGACCTATTTGCCCTATTGTGCTAGCCGCCATTTGGCCCTGGTTTAGTGGAGCTGCGGTGAAACCGTTGGGGGAAGAAAGCCGCTGCGATCAAAACCGCAGAGCTGAGAAAGATGGCAGCATACACAAACAAGTCCCCGTGGCGAGTATAGAATGTCCTTTCCGCAATCCACTTTACTTCACCCGAAAGGATGGCGGGCACAAAAACACCTGCGGACTGCAGAACGCGGCCATACGGATCGATGATCCCACTGATTCCCGTATTGGCGACGCGCACCATATAACGGCGGTTCTCGATCGCCCTCATGACAGCCATCGCGAAGTGCTGGCGTGGAGCGGAAGTGTCACCAAACCATGCATCGTTGGTGATATTCACCAGGAGAAAAGCATCACGTAGAGAGAACTGACGGGACAATTGCGGAAAGATGACATCAAAACAGATTTGGACGGAAAACTTATTACCGCGCAACAGAAATGTTTCGTAGTTCCGTCCGGGAGAAAAATCAGAGATCTCCGGAACCACCTTTCCCGCAAAAAACAAAATCGAACGCAACGGCACGTATTCGCCAAATGGGACCAGATACATCTTGTCGTATCGGCCTTCAATCTCGCCGTTGCTGTTTACAAGAAACGCGCTGTTGTATACCCTGCCGCGATCGAAGAAATCACTGCCAATCAGCAGTGGCGTCCGGCTGTGCCGTGCGAGATTCATGATTTGCTCCGACCAGAGACCGCCTTCGCCAAGCGGAAATAAGGTGGAATATTCGGACCATACGATTAGGTCCGGCTTGCGGGCACGGATTAACTCTTCAGTCATCCGCAATTGTTTCCGGTTGATTTCTTCGGCAAACTCGTAGCGCAATTTGACGCCCTGTGGAATGTTCCCCTGAATACAACCGACGGTGATCGGGTCTCCGGCTACCGGCCGTGAAATGATACGATTTCCGAAATATGCAATACACAACAAGGCGGTAATCATTACTGCGAGATAGATGCATTTTCTAAGAACTAATACAGTAGTAGATGCGGCATTGAGGGCCATCAGGAGCCAGGACAACCCGTAAACTCCTGTGACGCTGGCTAGTTGGGCAATCGCTAGTTGGCTGTACTGACTATACCCGAGCAGGCACCAGGGGAATTGAATGAAGAGGTTGCGAAGCCATTCCAGAGTG includes these proteins:
- the lnt gene encoding apolipoprotein N-acyltransferase, which translates into the protein SRPLFFYFFLSGFLFQLGNLYWIFHVLDHYTKLGTLLSAGILVLLCFLLSLFWGAFGAMLGVFRSRLGMQIAMLTAPFLWITLEWLRNLFIQFPWCLLGYSQYSQLAIAQLASVTGVYGLSWLLMALNAASTTVLVLRKCIYLAVMITALLCIAYFGNRIISRPVAGDPITVGCIQGNIPQGVKLRYEFAEEINRKQLRMTEELIRARKPDLIVWSEYSTLFPLGEGGLWSEQIMNLARHSRTPLLIGSDFFDRGRVYNSAFLVNSNGEIEGRYDKMYLVPFGEYVPLRSILFFAGKVVPEISDFSPGRNYETFLLRGNKFSVQICFDVIFPQLSRQFSLRDAFLLVNITNDAWFGDTSAPRQHFAMAVMRAIENRRYMVRVANTGISGIIDPYGRVLQSAGVFVPAILSGEVKWIAERTFYTRHGDLFVYAAIFLSSAVLIAAAFFPQRFHRSSTKPGPNGG